One genomic window of Desulfovibrio psychrotolerans includes the following:
- a CDS encoding SCO family protein, translating to MPGLDGHVHPDTQAVSGDAPPAAVDEKLGDIIPPGIMFRDESGLMVDVRSLMDLPTIIAPVYFNCPSVCNILQSSLAKVLPQMALVPDKDYRVLSVSFDETDTPDLAARRKTNYLAAMDHAYPPEAWRFLTADKESIDRLMDAIGYRFTRVDKDFVHPIVVVAVSPEGKIVRYLYGNSFLPFDTAMALTEAAEGKVGLSLKRIVSYCFSYDPQGRRYVLDVMRIAGFVVLFGVAVLFFVLVRGGRKPRK from the coding sequence GTGCCAGGACTGGACGGTCATGTGCATCCGGATACACAGGCTGTTTCCGGTGATGCTCCGCCCGCTGCCGTGGACGAAAAGCTTGGTGACATCATTCCGCCGGGAATTATGTTCCGTGACGAATCGGGGCTGATGGTGGACGTGCGGTCGCTTATGGACCTGCCGACCATCATCGCCCCTGTTTATTTCAATTGTCCGAGCGTTTGCAACATTTTGCAAAGCTCTCTCGCCAAGGTGCTTCCGCAGATGGCGTTGGTACCCGACAAGGACTACCGGGTGCTCTCGGTCAGCTTTGACGAAACGGACACGCCGGATCTCGCCGCGCGCCGCAAGACCAACTATCTTGCTGCCATGGACCACGCCTACCCCCCGGAGGCCTGGCGTTTTCTTACGGCAGACAAGGAGAGCATAGACCGCCTGATGGATGCTATAGGATACCGGTTTACCCGGGTGGACAAGGACTTTGTGCATCCCATTGTGGTGGTGGCTGTTTCTCCGGAGGGCAAGATTGTCCGGTACCTCTACGGCAACAGCTTTTTACCGTTTGACACTGCAATGGCGCTTACGGAAGCTGCAGAAGGCAAGGTGGGGCTTTCGCTCAAGCGCATTGTTTCCTACTGCTTTTCCTATGACCCGCAGGGCAGGCGCTATGTGCTGGATGTGATGCGTATTGCCGGATTTGTGGTGCTGTTCGGCGTTGCGGTGCTCTTTTTCGTTCTTGTGCGCGGCGGACGCAAGCCCCGGAAATAG
- a CDS encoding c-type cytochrome: MKRLFVALSLSVGLLFASGVCAFAAEDGASLYKACQGCHGAEGEKLPMGVGHPIKGQSAEDLDKKMHGYKDGSYGDSKKAIMTNIVKRLTDEQIKALADHMAAF, encoded by the coding sequence ATGAAACGTCTCTTCGTGGCTCTTTCCCTTTCCGTTGGCCTGTTGTTCGCTTCCGGTGTCTGTGCGTTTGCGGCGGAAGACGGCGCTTCTCTCTACAAGGCGTGTCAGGGCTGCCACGGTGCTGAAGGCGAAAAGCTCCCCATGGGAGTTGGGCATCCCATCAAAGGCCAGTCTGCCGAAGATCTGGATAAAAAAATGCACGGCTACAAGGACGGCTCTTACGGCGACAGCAAGAAGGCCATTATGACCAACATTGTGAAGCGCCTGACAGACGAACAGATCAAGGCTCTTGCAGACCACATGGCCGCGTTCTAG
- a CDS encoding ABC transporter permease, which translates to MQYRLPIGQGIEAGIDFLVEHLSFATKAISVVVESALRMLENGMIAVPEPVFIAVCGALVWWLARDRRLSLFAIAGLALIWNMGLWEATMSTVALVLVATLFAIMLGIPLGIFASVNTIAYRIIMPVLDVMQTMPAFVYLIPAIPFFGLGKMAAIFSTVIFSMPPAIRLTCLGIKQVPYDLVECAEAFGTSRWQRLIKLELPLARSTILAGVNQTVMLALSMVVIASMIGAKGLGGEVWKAIQRLQMGRGFEAGIGIVIVAIILDRVLQKAGKRGNQP; encoded by the coding sequence ATGCAGTATAGACTTCCCATAGGGCAAGGAATTGAGGCTGGAATTGATTTTCTGGTTGAACATCTCTCGTTCGCTACCAAGGCAATTTCCGTTGTAGTGGAAAGTGCCCTGCGCATGCTTGAGAATGGGATGATCGCCGTTCCCGAGCCTGTGTTCATAGCGGTATGCGGCGCGCTGGTGTGGTGGCTGGCGCGGGACAGACGGCTCAGTTTGTTCGCCATTGCCGGGCTTGCGCTCATATGGAACATGGGATTGTGGGAAGCAACCATGAGCACCGTGGCACTGGTGCTGGTGGCCACTCTCTTTGCGATTATGCTGGGTATTCCTCTCGGTATTTTTGCTTCCGTGAACACGATCGCCTATCGGATCATCATGCCCGTGCTGGACGTGATGCAAACCATGCCGGCGTTTGTATATCTGATTCCTGCCATTCCTTTTTTCGGTTTAGGCAAGATGGCGGCCATTTTTTCCACCGTCATCTTTTCCATGCCGCCTGCCATCCGGCTCACCTGCCTTGGAATCAAGCAGGTTCCGTACGATCTGGTGGAGTGCGCCGAAGCCTTCGGAACAAGCCGCTGGCAACGGCTGATTAAGTTGGAACTCCCCCTTGCACGCTCAACCATCCTGGCGGGTGTTAACCAGACCGTCATGCTCGCGCTCTCAATGGTTGTCATTGCCTCCATGATCGGTGCCAAGGGACTTGGCGGAGAAGTTTGGAAAGCTATCCAGCGTCTTCAGATGGGACGCGGTTTTGAAGCCGGCATAGGTATCGTCATTGTGGCGATTATTCTGGACAGAGTGCTCCAGAAGGCCGGAAAACGCGGCAACCAACCCTAA
- a CDS encoding glycine betaine ABC transporter substrate-binding protein, with translation MKRLFSALGAMALVLTIAMPAFANKIVRIAYVEWDCALASTTMVKAVLEQKMGYKVEAMPVAAAAMWQAVGSGDVDGMVTAWLPVTHGDYMKKVGDKVEDLGPISTDAKVGWAVPSYVTINSIEELQANADKFGGKIVGIDPGAGLMRMSEETMKAYALNDFELMEGSGATMTASLAEAVKGEKWIVVTAWSPHWMFGRWDLKYLEDPKGTLGGSETINTIVRKGLKEDMPEVYAFLDRFAWDSPDQLQMVMDWNQEQGADPYENAKRFINEYPDTVKKWLGQ, from the coding sequence ATGAAACGTCTATTTTCAGCACTGGGAGCCATGGCTCTTGTCTTGACCATTGCCATGCCTGCCTTTGCCAACAAGATAGTCCGCATAGCCTATGTGGAGTGGGACTGCGCCCTGGCTTCCACCACCATGGTTAAAGCAGTACTTGAACAGAAAATGGGGTACAAGGTTGAGGCAATGCCTGTTGCCGCTGCGGCCATGTGGCAGGCGGTGGGGTCCGGCGATGTAGACGGCATGGTTACCGCATGGCTTCCTGTTACCCACGGCGACTACATGAAGAAGGTTGGGGATAAGGTGGAAGACCTTGGCCCCATAAGCACAGATGCCAAAGTTGGCTGGGCTGTGCCTTCTTATGTGACTATTAACTCCATTGAAGAACTGCAGGCCAATGCAGATAAGTTTGGCGGAAAGATTGTCGGCATTGATCCCGGTGCGGGGCTCATGCGCATGTCTGAAGAAACCATGAAAGCGTACGCCCTGAATGATTTTGAACTTATGGAGGGCAGCGGTGCCACCATGACGGCGAGCCTTGCCGAAGCTGTTAAAGGCGAAAAATGGATTGTTGTGACCGCATGGTCGCCGCATTGGATGTTCGGCCGCTGGGACCTCAAGTATCTGGAAGACCCCAAGGGGACGCTGGGCGGATCGGAAACCATCAATACCATTGTCCGCAAGGGGCTTAAGGAAGATATGCCCGAAGTGTACGCCTTCCTTGACCGCTTTGCATGGGACAGCCCGGACCAGCTTCAGATGGTTATGGACTGGAATCAGGAACAGGGTGCGGACCCCTATGAAAACGCAAAGCGTTTTATCAACGAGTATCCTGACACCGTAAAAAAATGGCTCGGCCAATAA